The Engystomops pustulosus chromosome 4, aEngPut4.maternal, whole genome shotgun sequence genome contains a region encoding:
- the ADRA1A gene encoding alpha-1A adrenergic receptor, with product MVLFNQNNSVESIPLCLNCTHHPLANNISKSIIIGVIFGIFITFGVLGNILVILSVACHRHLQSVTHYFIVNLAVADLLLMSMVLPFSATFEIQGYWLFGRIFCNIWAAVDVLCCTASIMSLCVISIDRYIGVSYPLRYPSIMTEKRGILALLCIWVLSLVISIGPLFGWKEPAPEDETICEITEEPGYVLFSAFGSFYLPLTIILVMYFRVYIVAKRESKVLNCGMKYDKSDSEEVTLRIHRKSTPDSINSNSSAKHKTHFSVRLLKFSREKKAAKTLGIVVGCFVLCWLPFFLAMPIGSLYPPAKPSVTIFKITFWLGYFNSCINPVIYPCSSREFRKAFQNILHGRCSHRRQASSKYSSGYILSSPVHRSPEEQRDVVRIPVGSGETFYRITKSDGVCEWKYFSPIPSPSSPYGQPKDFSNCSTARVSSKSILRACCCVGTEQIRTCHNIPTIKIHKISTSENGEPV from the exons ATGGTCTTATTTAATCAGAATAACTCAGTAGAGTCCATCCCTCTCTGCTTAAACTGTACCCACCACCCACTAGCAAACAATATTTCTAAGTCAATCATCATCGGCGTCATCTTTGGAATATTCATTACTTTTGGAGTACTTGGAAATATTTTGGTCATCCTTTCGGTGGCATGTCATCGGCATCTACAGTCTGTGACCCACTATTTCATTGTGAACCTTGCTGTTGCGGACCTTCTTTTAATGTCCATGGTGCTTCCTTTCTCTGCCACTTTTGAAATCCAAGGATATTGGCTCTTTGGCCGCATCTTCTGTAATATATGGGCAGCTGTTGATGTTCTTTGCTGCACAGCCTCCATTATGAGCCTATGCGTCATATCCATAGACCGCTACATTGGAGTTAGCTACCCACTGAGATACCCTAGTATCATGACTGAAAAACGAGGTATTCTAGCTCTACTTTGTATATGGGTTTTGTCTCTTGTAATTTCAATTGGACCTTTATTCGGTTGGAAAGAACCAGCACCAGAAGATGAAACAATCTGTGAAATCACAGAGGAGCCAGGCTATGTTCTCTTCTCAGCTTTCGGATCCTTCTACCTTCCACTCACCATCATCCTTGTCATGTATTTCAGGGTCTACATTGTGGCTAAAAGGGAGAGTAAAGTTTTAAACTGTGGGATGAAATATGATAAATCAGACTCTGAAGAGGTGACTTTGAGGATTCATCGGAAGAGCACACCAGATAGTATCAATTCAAATTCCAGCGCAAAGCATAAGACTCACTTCTCAGTGCGGCTACTCAAGTTTTCCAGGGAAAAGAAAGCAGCAAAGACTTTGGGAATCGTAGTAGGATGTTTTGTTCTCTGCTGGCTGCCATTTTTTTTGGCAATGCCTATAG GCTCCCTCTACCCTCCCGCCAAACCGTCCGTCACTATATTCAAGATCACTTTTTGGTTGGGGTATTTTAATAGCTGCATCAACCCAGTTATCTACCCGTGTTCCAGCCGGGAGTTTAGGAAGGCATTCCAGAACATTCTGCATGGTCGCTGCTCTCATAGGAGACAGGCTTCAAGTAAATACTCATCCGGATACATTCTGAGCAGCCCCGTACATCGCAGTCCGGAGGAGCAAAGAGATGTGGTGAGGATCCCAGTAGGTTCTGGTGAGACATTCTACAGGATCACAAAGTCCGATGGAGTTTGCGAATGGAAATATTTTTCTCCAATACCTAGTCCATCCTCTCCTTATGGACAACCAAAAGACTTCTCAAACTGTTCAACTGCTCGGGTGAGCAGTAAATCGATTTTACGGGCCTGTTGTTGTGTTGGGACAGAGCAGATACGCACATGCCATAATattcctaccatcaaaatccataaaaTCTCCACGAGTGAAAATGGAGAACCCGTCTAA